One stretch of Pseudomonas azotoformans DNA includes these proteins:
- a CDS encoding RidA family protein, which produces MTKTVITSDKAPAAIGTYSQAIKAGNTVYMSGQIPLDPKTMELVEGFEAQTVQVFENLKSVAEAAGGSFKDIVKLNIFLTDLSHFAKVNEIMGKYFEQPYPARAAIGVAALPKGAQVEMDAILVIE; this is translated from the coding sequence ATGACCAAGACCGTTATCACCAGCGACAAAGCCCCTGCTGCCATCGGCACTTACTCCCAGGCGATCAAGGCGGGTAACACCGTCTATATGTCCGGCCAGATCCCGCTGGACCCAAAGACCATGGAACTGGTGGAAGGCTTCGAAGCACAGACCGTACAGGTCTTCGAAAACCTCAAGTCCGTTGCTGAAGCCGCCGGCGGTTCGTTCAAGGACATCGTCAAGCTGAACATCTTCCTCACCGACCTGAGCCACTTCGCCAAGGTCAACGAGATCATGGGCAAGTACTTCGAACAGCCTTACCCAGCCCGCGCCGCCATCGGCGTTGCCGCCCTGCCAAAGGGTGCGCAGGTTGAGATGGACGCGATCCTGGTCATCGAGTAA
- a CDS encoding SDR family oxidoreductase, which yields MSAPSVVIAGCGDVGSRLASQLLASEWEVHGLRRDISRLPEGVIGIAGDLFKKDCPDTWPIGGVDYLVYCAAATDHDEAGYRAAYVEGLKHVLEWLGDYGQEPKHLLFVSSSSVYGQQNGEWVDETSETQAKGYSGQVMLEAEQVALNSSIPASIVRLTGIYGPGREWLLTQVRQGYRVAIDPPLYGNRIHAEDAAGLLAFLLRHVEEGGSLDKVYIGVDDAPAPLAEVVGWLRDYLGVTEWAEDASVRRAGSKQCSNARVKALGWTPTYPTYREGYAAILKG from the coding sequence ATGTCAGCGCCTTCTGTTGTGATTGCCGGATGTGGCGATGTGGGTAGTCGGCTGGCTAGCCAGTTGCTCGCCTCGGAATGGGAGGTTCATGGCCTGCGCCGCGATATTTCGCGGCTTCCTGAGGGCGTCATCGGCATTGCCGGTGACCTGTTCAAAAAGGATTGCCCCGACACCTGGCCAATTGGCGGGGTGGATTACCTGGTGTACTGCGCTGCTGCGACGGACCACGATGAGGCCGGTTACCGCGCTGCTTATGTAGAAGGGCTGAAACATGTGCTGGAGTGGTTGGGCGACTACGGCCAGGAGCCTAAGCACTTGCTGTTTGTATCCAGCAGCAGCGTCTACGGGCAGCAGAATGGCGAGTGGGTCGACGAAACATCGGAGACTCAGGCGAAGGGATATTCCGGGCAGGTGATGCTGGAGGCTGAGCAGGTGGCGCTCAATAGCAGCATCCCAGCCAGCATCGTGCGCCTGACCGGCATTTATGGTCCGGGACGTGAATGGCTGCTGACCCAGGTTCGCCAGGGCTACCGAGTGGCAATCGATCCACCTTTATATGGCAATCGCATTCATGCGGAGGACGCCGCTGGGCTGCTGGCCTTTTTGTTGCGCCATGTGGAAGAGGGCGGTTCGCTGGACAAGGTCTACATCGGTGTCGACGATGCACCCGCTCCACTGGCCGAAGTGGTGGGCTGGTTGCGCGATTACCTTGGGGTGACAGAGTGGGCTGAGGACGCCAGTGTGCGGCGAGCGGGCAGCAAGCAGTGCAGCAATGCCCGTGTGAAAGCGTTGGGTTGGACGCCGACCTACCCGACCTATCGCGAAGGCTATGCTGCGATCCTCAAGGGCTGA
- the exbB gene encoding tonB-system energizer ExbB, protein MTRNTTPASPTKLHSPSRAWRAIAALLFSVLLAPTAAFADATAPATPAAAEHNTAAPAAPAAAPAATDPAQAADPAADDSGGVLEEDNTLGMAHDLSPWGMYQNADVVVKAVMIGLAIASIITWTIWIAKGFELLGAKRRLRTEIVHLKKATTLKEASESATKKGTLANTLVHDALEEMRLSANTREKEGIKERVAFRLERLVAACGRNMSSGTGVLATIGSTAPFVGLFGTVWGIMNSFIGIAKTQTTNLAVVAPGIAEALLATALGLVAAIPAVVIYNVFARSIAGYKAQVSDASAEVLLLVSRDLDHLPTERSSQPHMVKVG, encoded by the coding sequence ATGACACGTAATACAACCCCCGCTTCGCCAACCAAGCTTCACAGCCCATCCCGCGCCTGGCGCGCGATTGCTGCGCTGCTGTTCAGCGTACTGCTGGCACCGACCGCCGCCTTCGCTGATGCCACCGCGCCAGCCACCCCGGCGGCCGCCGAGCACAACACTGCGGCACCGGCAGCACCTGCCGCAGCGCCCGCTGCCACCGACCCGGCCCAGGCTGCTGACCCTGCCGCCGACGACAGCGGTGGGGTGCTGGAAGAAGACAACACCCTGGGCATGGCCCACGACCTGTCGCCCTGGGGCATGTACCAGAACGCTGACGTGGTGGTGAAAGCCGTGATGATCGGCCTGGCCATCGCCTCGATCATCACCTGGACCATCTGGATCGCCAAAGGCTTCGAGCTGCTGGGCGCCAAGCGTCGCCTGCGCACCGAAATCGTCCACCTGAAAAAGGCCACCACCCTCAAGGAAGCCAGCGAAAGCGCGACCAAGAAGGGCACGCTGGCCAATACCCTGGTGCACGACGCGCTGGAAGAAATGCGCCTGTCGGCCAACACCCGCGAAAAAGAAGGCATCAAGGAACGTGTGGCCTTCCGCCTGGAGCGCCTGGTGGCGGCCTGCGGCCGTAACATGAGCAGCGGCACCGGCGTGCTGGCGACCATCGGTTCCACCGCGCCGTTCGTCGGCCTGTTCGGTACCGTGTGGGGCATCATGAACAGCTTCATCGGCATCGCCAAAACCCAGACCACCAACCTCGCCGTCGTTGCCCCAGGCATCGCCGAAGCCCTGCTGGCCACCGCCCTGGGCCTGGTTGCCGCAATTCCTGCGGTAGTGATCTACAACGTCTTCGCTCGCTCGATTGCCGGCTACAAGGCCCAGGTATCGGACGCGTCGGCGGAAGTCCTGCTGCTGGTCAGCCGCGACCTCGATCACCTGCCTACCGAGCGCAGCTCGCAACCGCACATGGTGAAAGTGGGGTAA
- the exbD gene encoding TonB system transport protein ExbD: protein MGLHLNQGDDELVENHEINVTPFIDVMLVLLIIFMVAAPLATVDIKVDLPASSAKPAPRPEKPIFLSVKADQRLFLGEEEVKAETLGPVLDAKTQGKKDTTIFFQADKGVDYGDLMSVMDALRAAGYLKVGLVGLETAAKK, encoded by the coding sequence ATGGGCCTGCATTTGAATCAAGGCGACGACGAACTCGTCGAGAACCACGAAATCAACGTCACGCCGTTTATCGACGTGATGCTGGTGCTGCTGATCATCTTCATGGTGGCGGCACCGTTGGCCACCGTGGACATCAAGGTCGACCTGCCCGCCTCCAGCGCAAAACCTGCGCCTCGGCCGGAGAAACCGATCTTCCTCAGCGTCAAGGCGGACCAACGCCTGTTCCTGGGCGAAGAAGAGGTCAAGGCTGAAACCCTGGGGCCGGTGCTCGACGCCAAGACCCAGGGCAAGAAGGACACGACGATCTTCTTCCAGGCTGACAAGGGCGTGGACTACGGCGACCTGATGAGCGTGATGGATGCCCTGCGGGCAGCCGGCTACCTCAAGGTAGGCCTGGTCGGACTTGAGACGGCAGCCAAGAAATGA
- a CDS encoding TonB family protein encodes MITTRHKLTRYGTSLAVVLGVHAVAIAIALHWSAPRTVQLPPAAMVIDLAPMPAPPPPAPPKVVTPPQPPAPVEELPLPKLAEAPKPTIQVPKPVKPKPKPQPPKPVEKKIEPPKEKPSEDPPSDAPPTQAPAEKSAQPVPGPSPQQVAAKASWEGTLLAHLQKYKKYPPGAQARGKEGLNRLKFVVDAEGNVLSYELVGRSGNADLDRATLDMIRRAQPLPKPPADMLKGGSIEIVAPFVYNIEKRRR; translated from the coding sequence ATGATCACGACGCGCCACAAACTGACGCGTTATGGCACCAGCCTCGCCGTCGTACTGGGCGTGCATGCCGTCGCGATCGCTATCGCGCTTCATTGGTCGGCGCCGCGCACGGTGCAGTTGCCACCGGCTGCCATGGTCATCGACCTGGCTCCGATGCCAGCCCCACCGCCGCCGGCACCGCCCAAGGTGGTCACGCCGCCGCAACCGCCTGCCCCGGTGGAAGAGCTGCCCCTGCCGAAACTGGCCGAGGCACCCAAGCCGACGATCCAGGTGCCCAAGCCGGTCAAGCCCAAGCCCAAACCGCAGCCGCCCAAGCCGGTGGAGAAGAAGATCGAGCCGCCCAAGGAGAAACCTTCCGAGGACCCGCCGAGCGACGCTCCACCGACCCAGGCACCGGCTGAAAAATCGGCCCAGCCCGTTCCTGGCCCGTCGCCGCAACAGGTTGCCGCCAAGGCGTCCTGGGAAGGCACCCTGCTGGCTCACCTGCAGAAGTACAAGAAGTACCCGCCAGGCGCCCAGGCGCGTGGCAAGGAAGGCCTCAACCGCCTGAAGTTCGTGGTGGATGCCGAGGGTAACGTGCTGTCCTACGAGTTGGTGGGCCGCTCCGGCAACGCCGACCTGGACCGCGCCACGCTGGACATGATCCGTCGTGCCCAGCCGCTGCCCAAGCCGCCTGCGGACATGCTCAAGGGTGGCAGCATCGAGATCGTTGCACCGTTCGTGTACAACATCGAGAAGCGTCGTCGCTGA
- a CDS encoding cupredoxin domain-containing protein yields the protein MSCPHRLTLALLAIAGAPCAAHADQLVSLTVQNHTFTPASFTVPAGERFRIQLTNNDDTVDEFESYDMKFEKIVVPGNTITVFAGPMHPGTYSFFDDYHPDQAKGTVTVVAAKE from the coding sequence ATGTCCTGCCCTCACCGCCTGACGCTTGCCCTGCTCGCAATCGCTGGCGCCCCCTGCGCAGCCCATGCGGATCAACTGGTCAGCCTGACCGTGCAGAACCACACCTTCACACCCGCCAGCTTCACCGTGCCGGCCGGGGAGCGCTTTCGCATCCAGCTCACCAACAACGACGACACCGTCGACGAATTCGAAAGCTACGACATGAAATTCGAAAAGATCGTCGTGCCTGGCAACACCATTACCGTCTTCGCCGGCCCGATGCATCCGGGCACCTACAGCTTTTTCGACGACTACCACCCCGACCAGGCCAAAGGCACCGTCACCGTCGTCGCGGCCAAGGAGTAA
- a CDS encoding FTR1 family iron permease gives MLACLLIVFREVLEAGIVIGIVMAATQGLARRSTYIIGGIAAGVGGAAILALFTGAITQALDGFGQEIFNATILIVAVCMLGWHNLWMSSHGRELATQLRESGSAVQRGEKTLWALAIVITVAVLREGSEIVLFLYGIAASTHTEPLTMLIGGVLGIAGGGVLSWLLYRGLVVISLKRLFSVTTWMIAVLAAGMAGRAAAILAGINLIPAWGYELWDTSWLVSDASLTGRALQALTGYTDRPLGIQLFAWVATLTLLLVGSRLVQSRTTQPSSPTLERHP, from the coding sequence ATGCTGGCCTGTCTGCTGATCGTGTTTCGTGAAGTCCTGGAAGCCGGCATCGTCATCGGTATCGTCATGGCCGCCACCCAGGGGCTGGCGCGGCGAAGTACCTACATCATCGGCGGCATCGCTGCCGGTGTTGGCGGCGCGGCGATCCTCGCGCTGTTCACTGGCGCCATCACCCAGGCCCTGGACGGTTTCGGCCAGGAAATCTTCAACGCCACCATCCTTATCGTCGCGGTGTGCATGCTCGGCTGGCACAACCTGTGGATGAGCAGCCATGGCCGCGAACTCGCCACTCAACTGCGCGAAAGCGGGTCGGCGGTGCAACGCGGCGAGAAGACCCTGTGGGCACTGGCCATCGTGATCACCGTGGCCGTGCTGCGCGAAGGCTCGGAAATCGTGCTGTTCCTGTATGGCATCGCCGCATCCACCCACACCGAACCCCTGACGATGCTCATCGGCGGCGTGCTCGGGATTGCCGGCGGCGGCGTGCTGTCGTGGCTGCTGTATCGCGGACTGGTGGTGATCAGCCTCAAGCGCCTGTTCTCGGTCACCACGTGGATGATCGCCGTACTCGCGGCGGGAATGGCCGGCCGCGCCGCCGCGATCCTGGCCGGTATCAACCTGATCCCGGCCTGGGGCTACGAGTTGTGGGACACCTCTTGGCTGGTCTCCGACGCAAGCCTCACCGGCCGGGCGCTGCAAGCGCTGACCGGCTACACCGACCGCCCTTTGGGCATTCAACTGTTTGCCTGGGTGGCCACCCTTACCCTGCTGCTGGTGGGTAGCCGCCTTGTGCAGTCGCGCACCACTCAACCGTCTTCACCCACCCTGGAGCGTCACCCATGA
- a CDS encoding iron transporter yields MNHLSKPVAAALVLTSALAFSAVSQAREYPIGGPVQTHDMEIASSYLTGIEMAPMPPGMVMDKDSVHLETDVHATADNKYGLSNGEWVPYLSISYSLVKEGAPDYKQIGTLLPMVAKDGAHYANNVKMDGPGTYTVVLRYESPQINGFFHHVDKETGVPEWWGPFTETFTFKYPQK; encoded by the coding sequence ATGAACCACCTGTCCAAACCCGTGGCCGCTGCACTGGTCCTGACCAGTGCCCTGGCTTTTTCCGCCGTCAGCCAAGCCCGTGAATACCCGATCGGCGGGCCGGTTCAGACCCACGACATGGAGATCGCCTCCTCGTACCTCACCGGGATCGAGATGGCGCCAATGCCACCGGGCATGGTCATGGACAAGGACTCGGTGCACCTTGAAACCGATGTGCATGCCACCGCCGACAACAAGTACGGACTGTCCAACGGTGAATGGGTGCCTTACCTGAGCATCTCCTATTCCCTGGTCAAGGAAGGCGCTCCGGACTACAAGCAAATCGGCACGCTCCTGCCGATGGTTGCCAAAGACGGCGCACACTATGCGAACAACGTGAAGATGGACGGCCCCGGCACCTATACCGTCGTCCTGCGCTACGAGAGCCCACAGATCAATGGCTTCTTCCACCACGTCGACAAAGAAACCGGCGTGCCCGAATGGTGGGGCCCGTTCACCGAGACCTTCACCTTCAAATACCCGCAGAAATAA
- a CDS encoding hydrogen peroxide-inducible genes activator — MTLTELRYIVTLAQEQHFGHAAERCHVSQPTLSVGVKKLEDELGVLIFERSKSAVRLTPVGEGIVAQAQKVLEQAQSIRELAQAGKNQLTAPLKVGAIYTVGPYLFPHLIPQLHRVAPQMPLYIEENFTHVLRDKLRNGELDAIIIALPFNEADVLTLPLYDEPFYVLMPASHPWTQKDTIDAGLLNDKSLLLLGEGHCFRDQVLEACPTLTKGNDGAKHTTVESSSLETIRHMVASGLGISILPLSAVDSHHYAPGVIEVRPLTPPVPFRTVAIAWRASFPRPKAIEILADSIRLCSVAKPTAAS, encoded by the coding sequence ATGACTCTTACAGAATTGCGCTACATCGTTACCCTCGCCCAAGAGCAGCACTTCGGCCACGCGGCCGAGCGTTGCCATGTCAGCCAACCGACGCTGTCGGTGGGCGTGAAAAAGCTTGAAGACGAACTCGGTGTGCTGATTTTCGAGCGCAGCAAGAGCGCCGTGCGCCTCACCCCGGTGGGCGAAGGCATCGTGGCCCAGGCCCAGAAGGTGCTGGAGCAGGCGCAGAGCATTCGCGAACTGGCCCAGGCCGGCAAGAACCAGCTGACCGCACCGCTCAAGGTCGGCGCCATCTACACCGTCGGCCCGTACCTGTTTCCGCACCTGATCCCGCAACTGCACCGCGTCGCGCCGCAGATGCCGCTGTATATCGAAGAAAATTTCACCCACGTGCTGCGCGACAAACTGCGCAACGGCGAGCTGGACGCGATCATCATCGCCCTGCCGTTCAATGAAGCCGACGTGCTGACCCTGCCGCTCTACGACGAGCCGTTCTACGTGCTGATGCCGGCCTCGCACCCTTGGACCCAGAAAGACACCATCGACGCCGGCCTGCTCAACGACAAGAGCCTGCTGCTGCTCGGCGAAGGCCACTGCTTCCGCGACCAGGTCCTGGAAGCCTGCCCGACCCTGACCAAGGGCAATGACGGTGCCAAGCACACCACCGTGGAATCCAGCTCCCTGGAAACCATTCGTCACATGGTCGCGTCCGGCCTGGGCATTTCCATCCTGCCGCTGTCGGCGGTCGACAGCCATCACTACGCCCCCGGCGTGATCGAAGTACGCCCACTCACGCCGCCGGTGCCGTTCCGCACCGTGGCGATCGCCTGGCGCGCCAGCTTCCCACGGCCCAAAGCGATTGAGATCCTCGCCGACTCGATCCGCCTGTGTTCGGTCGCCAAGCCGACTGCCGCGAGCTAA